Proteins found in one Anoplolepis gracilipes chromosome 7, ASM4749672v1, whole genome shotgun sequence genomic segment:
- the Upf1 gene encoding regulator of nonsense transcripts 1 isoform X1, producing MSVDAYGPSSQTLTFLDTEETDLIGADTQGSEFDFTDFTLPSQSQTQASQHDATQTQSSQPVQVNGTNGSSSLDLKISGAAQSLAELQFEEEEEEAYYNRDLPEHACKYCGIHEASCVVMCNVCRKWFCNGRGNTSGSHIINHLVRAKHKEVTLHRDGPLGETILECYSCATRNVFVLGFIPARADSVVVLLCRQPCAAQSSLKDMNWDQEQWKPLIEDRSFLSWLVKIPSEQEQLRARQISAQQINKLEELWRDNVDATFQDLEKPGVDEEPQQVLLRYEDGYQYQNIFGPLVKLEADYDKRLKESQTQENIEVRWDVGLNKKTIAYFLLAKTDGDMKLMHGDELRLRYLGELHKPWSGIGHVIKIPDNYGEEVGIELKNNSGAPVECVSNFVVDFIWKSTSFDRMQSALRKFAVDDTSVSAYIYHRLLGHEVEEVLFRCHLPKHFSAPNLPDLNRSQVYAVKHAIQRPLSLIQGPPGTGKTVTSATIVYQLVKQNGGPVLVCAPSNTAVDQLTEKIHKSNLKVVRLCAKSREAIDSPVSFLALHNQIKNMETNTELQKLQQLKDETGELSSVDEKRYRLLKKAAEKELLEAADVICCTCVGAGDPRLHRLKFHSILIDESMQATEPECMVPVVLGAKQLILVGDHCQLGPVVMCKKAARAGLSQSLFERLVVLGIRPFRLEVQYRMHPDLSRFPSNFFYEGSLQNGVCADERKLLKIDFPWPALDKPMFFYVTQGQEEIAGSGTSYLNRTEASNVEKITTRFLRCGVKPEQIGVITPYEGQRAYLVQYMQYQGSLHAKLYQEIEVASVDAFQGREKDIIIMSCVRSNEHQGIGFLNDPRRLNVALTRAKYGIIIVGNPKVLSKQPLWNHLLSFYKEQKVLVEGPLNNLKESMIQFAKPKKLVNAANPGSHFMSTSMYDAREALIPGSVYDRSGTQVNGMQNHNPYYQRNVPLDIFSRTHDTISYISPERAQAAMNNMPVPLGMFMNMAHVPPRFYNQHQQALQARQNQRNRRGTAAASMRNKSGPRIGKLSSQTEQNTQPYSQPGLPLTQGTTQGMSQPGFSLSQPGLSQAELSQDSFAVGEFQSQMDGLLSQDSTYQGDRSGFYQSGQSQAGGQFSQPY from the exons ATGAGCGTCGACGCGTATGGACCCAGCAGCCAGACCCTCACGTTCCTCGACACCGAGGAAACGGATCTGATCGGCGCAGACACGCAGGGTAGCGAATTCGACTTCACCGATTTCACGTTGCCATCGCAGAGCCAGACACAGGCCTCGCAACACGACGCGACCCAGACACAGTCCAGTCAACCCGTTCAG gtAAATGGAACAAATGGTAGTTCATCGTTGGATTTAAAGATTTCTGGAGCAGCCCAAAGCCTTGCTGAATTGCAatttgaagaagaagaagaagaagcatATTATAATCGTGATTTACCTGAACATGCATGTAAATATTGCGGTATCCACGAGGCGTCATGTGTGGTTATGTGTAATGTTTGCCGAAAATGGTTTTGCAATGGACGTGGTAATACATCAGGATCACATATTATCAATCATCTTGTTCGTGCTAAACACAAGGAAGTTACATTACACAG AGATGGCCCCCTTGGAGAAACTATTTTGGAATGTTATTCCTGTGCTACAAGAAATGTTTTTGTATTGGGTTTTATTCCTGCTAGAGCTGATTCTGTAGTTGTGTTGCTTTGTCGCCAACCATGTGCAGCACAAAGTTCTTTAAAAGATATGAATTG gGATCAAGAGCAATGGAAGCCTTTGATTGAAGATCGTAGTTTTTTATCTTGGTTAGTGAAAATCCCATCTGAACAAGAACAGTTGAGAGCTAGACAGATCTCAGCACAgcagattaataaattagaggAATTATGGCGAGACAACGTTGATGCTACTTTCCAAGATCTTGAAAAACCTGGAGTGGATGAAGAACCGCAGCAAGTTTTATTACGTTATGAGGATGGTTATcagtatcaaaatatttttggtcCACTTGTAAAATTGGAAGCCGATTATGACAAACGATTAAAAGAATCTCAAActcaagaaaatattgaagtaCGATGGGATGTTGGATTAAACAAGAAGactattgcatattttttgctAGCTAAAACAGATGGTGATATGAAATTGATGCATGGGGACGAATTGAGGCTTCGTTATTTGGGAGAACTTCATAAGCCTTGGTCCGGAATTGGACATGTGATTAAGATCCCGGATAATTACGGGGAAGAAGTTGGAATTGaactgaaaaataattctggAGCGCCAGTAGAATGCGTCAGTAACTTTGTTGTTGATTTCATTTGGAAGAGTACGAGTTTTGATAG AATGCAGTCTGCATTACGCAAGTTTGCTGTTGATGACACTTCCGTATCGgcttatatatatcatagacTACTGGGTCATGAAGTAGAAGAAGTTTTGTTTCGTTGTCATCTTCCTAAGCACTTTAGTGCGCCGAATTTACCTGATTTGAACAGATCGCAGGTATACGCTGTAAAACATGCGATACAACGACCCTTGTCTTTAATTCAAGGACCACCTGGAACAGGTAAAACCGTAACGAGTGCTACCATAGTTTATCAATTGGTAAAACAAAATGGTGGTCCAGTTCTTGTATGCGCTCCTTCTAATACTGCGGTCGATCAATTAACCGAGAAGATACATAAGTCAAATTTGAAAGTTGTACGATTATGTGCCAAATCACGAGAGGCTATTGATTCGCCGGTGAGTTTCCTCGCGCTACATAATCAGATAAAGAACATGGAAACGAACACTGAATTGCAAAAGTTACAACAACTGAAGGACGAGACAGGCGAACTTTCAAGCGTTGATGAAAAACGCTATAGACTCTTGAAGAAAGCGGCGGAGAAGGAGCTTCTGGAAGCGGCAGATGTAATTTGCTGCACATGTGTAGGCGCTGGTGATCCTAGATTGCatcgattaaaatttcattctaTACTTATCGATGAGAGTATGCAGGCTACCGAACCAGAGTGCATGGTACCTGTCGTTTTAGGAGCCAAGCAATTGATTCTCGTTGGTGATCACTGTCAATTGGGTCCAGTAGTGATGTGTAAAAAAGCCGCTAGAGCTGGTTTGTCGCAATCTCTATTCGAAAGATTAGTAGTGTTGGGAATTAGACCCTTCCGTTTGGAGGTACAATACCGTATGCATCCTGATCTCTCACGATTTCCATCTAACTTCTTCTACGAAGGTTCTCTTCAGAATGGCGTTTGTGCtgatgaaagaaaattactcAAGATTGATTTTCCCTGGCCTGCACTGGACAAACCAATGTTCTTTTATGTCACGCAAGGGCAAGAAGAGATAGCTGGAAGCGGGACATCCTATTTGAATCGTACTGAAGCGTCAAATGTGGAAAAGATAACGACGCGATTCTTACGTTGCGGCGTAAAACCGGAACAGATCGGAGTGATAACCCCATATGAAGGTCAACGAGCTTATCTTGTGCAATACATGCAATATCAAGGTTCTTTGCACGCGAAATTGTATCAGGAAATTGAAGTAGCAAGCGTAGACGCTTTTCAAGGACGcgagaaagatataataataatgtcctGCGTACGATCCAACGAACATCAAGGCATTGGGTTTTTGAATGATCCTCGAAGATTGAACGTAGCGCTGACTCGTGCAAAATACGGTATCATCATTGTAGGAAATCCTAAGGTACTTTCAAAGCAGCCACTCTGGAATCATTTACTCAGCTTTTACAAGGAGCAAAAAGTGCTGGTCGAAGGACCATTGAATAATCTAAAGGAATCTATGATCCAATTTGCTAAGCCAAAAAAACTTGTGAATGCGGCTAACCCAGGTTCACATTTCATGTCTACGTCGATGTATGATGCTCGCGAAGCCTTGATCCCTGGATCAGTATACGATCGTTCCGGCACACAGGTGAATGGCATGCAGAATCACAATCCATATTATCAGAGAAACGTGCCGCTTGACATTTTTAGTCGCACCCACGATACTATCAGCTATATCAGTCCAGAACGGGCGCAAGCGGCGATGAACAACATGCCGGTACCGCTGGGTATGTTTATGAACATGGCACATGTGCCACCACGCTTTTATAATCAGCATCAACAAGCGTTGCAGGCGCGTCAGAATCAGAGGAATCGACGTGGCACCGCCGCTGCCTCGATGAGAAACAAATCCGGTCCGCGTATAGGTAAGCTGAGTAGTCAAACCGAGCAAAACACGCAGCCGTACAGCCAACCGGGTCTGCCGCTAACTCAGGGCACAACGCAGGGAATGTCTCAACCCGGTTTCAGTCTCTCGCAGCCTGGTCTCAGTCAAGCTGAGCTTTCTCAGGACTCGTTTGCGGTTGGTGAATTCCAGTCGCAGATGGACGGTCTCCTGTCGCAAGACTCGACCTATCAGGGCGATCGAAGTGGTTTCTATCAATCGGGCCAATCGCAAGCCGGAGGTCAATTCTCGCAACCCTACTGA
- the Upf1 gene encoding regulator of nonsense transcripts 1 homolog isoform X2, which translates to MCNVCRKWFCNGRGNTSGSHIINHLVRAKHKEVTLHRDGPLGETILECYSCATRNVFVLGFIPARADSVVVLLCRQPCAAQSSLKDMNWDQEQWKPLIEDRSFLSWLVKIPSEQEQLRARQISAQQINKLEELWRDNVDATFQDLEKPGVDEEPQQVLLRYEDGYQYQNIFGPLVKLEADYDKRLKESQTQENIEVRWDVGLNKKTIAYFLLAKTDGDMKLMHGDELRLRYLGELHKPWSGIGHVIKIPDNYGEEVGIELKNNSGAPVECVSNFVVDFIWKSTSFDRMQSALRKFAVDDTSVSAYIYHRLLGHEVEEVLFRCHLPKHFSAPNLPDLNRSQVYAVKHAIQRPLSLIQGPPGTGKTVTSATIVYQLVKQNGGPVLVCAPSNTAVDQLTEKIHKSNLKVVRLCAKSREAIDSPVSFLALHNQIKNMETNTELQKLQQLKDETGELSSVDEKRYRLLKKAAEKELLEAADVICCTCVGAGDPRLHRLKFHSILIDESMQATEPECMVPVVLGAKQLILVGDHCQLGPVVMCKKAARAGLSQSLFERLVVLGIRPFRLEVQYRMHPDLSRFPSNFFYEGSLQNGVCADERKLLKIDFPWPALDKPMFFYVTQGQEEIAGSGTSYLNRTEASNVEKITTRFLRCGVKPEQIGVITPYEGQRAYLVQYMQYQGSLHAKLYQEIEVASVDAFQGREKDIIIMSCVRSNEHQGIGFLNDPRRLNVALTRAKYGIIIVGNPKVLSKQPLWNHLLSFYKEQKVLVEGPLNNLKESMIQFAKPKKLVNAANPGSHFMSTSMYDAREALIPGSVYDRSGTQVNGMQNHNPYYQRNVPLDIFSRTHDTISYISPERAQAAMNNMPVPLGMFMNMAHVPPRFYNQHQQALQARQNQRNRRGTAAASMRNKSGPRIGKLSSQTEQNTQPYSQPGLPLTQGTTQGMSQPGFSLSQPGLSQAELSQDSFAVGEFQSQMDGLLSQDSTYQGDRSGFYQSGQSQAGGQFSQPY; encoded by the exons ATGTGTAATGTTTGCCGAAAATGGTTTTGCAATGGACGTGGTAATACATCAGGATCACATATTATCAATCATCTTGTTCGTGCTAAACACAAGGAAGTTACATTACACAG AGATGGCCCCCTTGGAGAAACTATTTTGGAATGTTATTCCTGTGCTACAAGAAATGTTTTTGTATTGGGTTTTATTCCTGCTAGAGCTGATTCTGTAGTTGTGTTGCTTTGTCGCCAACCATGTGCAGCACAAAGTTCTTTAAAAGATATGAATTG gGATCAAGAGCAATGGAAGCCTTTGATTGAAGATCGTAGTTTTTTATCTTGGTTAGTGAAAATCCCATCTGAACAAGAACAGTTGAGAGCTAGACAGATCTCAGCACAgcagattaataaattagaggAATTATGGCGAGACAACGTTGATGCTACTTTCCAAGATCTTGAAAAACCTGGAGTGGATGAAGAACCGCAGCAAGTTTTATTACGTTATGAGGATGGTTATcagtatcaaaatatttttggtcCACTTGTAAAATTGGAAGCCGATTATGACAAACGATTAAAAGAATCTCAAActcaagaaaatattgaagtaCGATGGGATGTTGGATTAAACAAGAAGactattgcatattttttgctAGCTAAAACAGATGGTGATATGAAATTGATGCATGGGGACGAATTGAGGCTTCGTTATTTGGGAGAACTTCATAAGCCTTGGTCCGGAATTGGACATGTGATTAAGATCCCGGATAATTACGGGGAAGAAGTTGGAATTGaactgaaaaataattctggAGCGCCAGTAGAATGCGTCAGTAACTTTGTTGTTGATTTCATTTGGAAGAGTACGAGTTTTGATAG AATGCAGTCTGCATTACGCAAGTTTGCTGTTGATGACACTTCCGTATCGgcttatatatatcatagacTACTGGGTCATGAAGTAGAAGAAGTTTTGTTTCGTTGTCATCTTCCTAAGCACTTTAGTGCGCCGAATTTACCTGATTTGAACAGATCGCAGGTATACGCTGTAAAACATGCGATACAACGACCCTTGTCTTTAATTCAAGGACCACCTGGAACAGGTAAAACCGTAACGAGTGCTACCATAGTTTATCAATTGGTAAAACAAAATGGTGGTCCAGTTCTTGTATGCGCTCCTTCTAATACTGCGGTCGATCAATTAACCGAGAAGATACATAAGTCAAATTTGAAAGTTGTACGATTATGTGCCAAATCACGAGAGGCTATTGATTCGCCGGTGAGTTTCCTCGCGCTACATAATCAGATAAAGAACATGGAAACGAACACTGAATTGCAAAAGTTACAACAACTGAAGGACGAGACAGGCGAACTTTCAAGCGTTGATGAAAAACGCTATAGACTCTTGAAGAAAGCGGCGGAGAAGGAGCTTCTGGAAGCGGCAGATGTAATTTGCTGCACATGTGTAGGCGCTGGTGATCCTAGATTGCatcgattaaaatttcattctaTACTTATCGATGAGAGTATGCAGGCTACCGAACCAGAGTGCATGGTACCTGTCGTTTTAGGAGCCAAGCAATTGATTCTCGTTGGTGATCACTGTCAATTGGGTCCAGTAGTGATGTGTAAAAAAGCCGCTAGAGCTGGTTTGTCGCAATCTCTATTCGAAAGATTAGTAGTGTTGGGAATTAGACCCTTCCGTTTGGAGGTACAATACCGTATGCATCCTGATCTCTCACGATTTCCATCTAACTTCTTCTACGAAGGTTCTCTTCAGAATGGCGTTTGTGCtgatgaaagaaaattactcAAGATTGATTTTCCCTGGCCTGCACTGGACAAACCAATGTTCTTTTATGTCACGCAAGGGCAAGAAGAGATAGCTGGAAGCGGGACATCCTATTTGAATCGTACTGAAGCGTCAAATGTGGAAAAGATAACGACGCGATTCTTACGTTGCGGCGTAAAACCGGAACAGATCGGAGTGATAACCCCATATGAAGGTCAACGAGCTTATCTTGTGCAATACATGCAATATCAAGGTTCTTTGCACGCGAAATTGTATCAGGAAATTGAAGTAGCAAGCGTAGACGCTTTTCAAGGACGcgagaaagatataataataatgtcctGCGTACGATCCAACGAACATCAAGGCATTGGGTTTTTGAATGATCCTCGAAGATTGAACGTAGCGCTGACTCGTGCAAAATACGGTATCATCATTGTAGGAAATCCTAAGGTACTTTCAAAGCAGCCACTCTGGAATCATTTACTCAGCTTTTACAAGGAGCAAAAAGTGCTGGTCGAAGGACCATTGAATAATCTAAAGGAATCTATGATCCAATTTGCTAAGCCAAAAAAACTTGTGAATGCGGCTAACCCAGGTTCACATTTCATGTCTACGTCGATGTATGATGCTCGCGAAGCCTTGATCCCTGGATCAGTATACGATCGTTCCGGCACACAGGTGAATGGCATGCAGAATCACAATCCATATTATCAGAGAAACGTGCCGCTTGACATTTTTAGTCGCACCCACGATACTATCAGCTATATCAGTCCAGAACGGGCGCAAGCGGCGATGAACAACATGCCGGTACCGCTGGGTATGTTTATGAACATGGCACATGTGCCACCACGCTTTTATAATCAGCATCAACAAGCGTTGCAGGCGCGTCAGAATCAGAGGAATCGACGTGGCACCGCCGCTGCCTCGATGAGAAACAAATCCGGTCCGCGTATAGGTAAGCTGAGTAGTCAAACCGAGCAAAACACGCAGCCGTACAGCCAACCGGGTCTGCCGCTAACTCAGGGCACAACGCAGGGAATGTCTCAACCCGGTTTCAGTCTCTCGCAGCCTGGTCTCAGTCAAGCTGAGCTTTCTCAGGACTCGTTTGCGGTTGGTGAATTCCAGTCGCAGATGGACGGTCTCCTGTCGCAAGACTCGACCTATCAGGGCGATCGAAGTGGTTTCTATCAATCGGGCCAATCGCAAGCCGGAGGTCAATTCTCGCAACCCTACTGA